TTTCCACCTAGGGATGAAAAGGTAAGACCAGAGCAAGGATGACCCTGCCTCTAGTTGGCTCCAAGACACTTCTGATATCTTTTAACAAAGTCAGGGGCTGATCACAGCGGTCCAGCAAATTCAAGCAGCTGATGATAACTGTACTGGAACCCTGTATTCTGCCATTCATTTTTACCAAGCactctgtatttcttcttctgaAGCTGCCATATCATAGTTTCAGACAGCTCAGTGGCATAAATTTCTTCAAAATGAGGACTCATGATTTTTGTGACTTCTCCATCTCCAGCACCTAAATCAAGAAGTCTGTGGGTTTTCCAGTCTGGATTAATTTTAAGCAGTCTCTGAAACTGATCTGGTGAAAACACAAACATTGAGCCTCTTCCTAGCAACCCACTGATAGATGTTCTAGACATAAACTGGCTAAAAACAGATGACACAAAAGAGTGATATAATTGGATACAAAGACAGCTTGGAGTGATTCGCATAGTTTCTCTCTGTTGCACACAAACCACTGGTGGTTCTTCCTGCCGCCTGCGGCCGCCGCCAGCCCACCCTAGTCCGCTCGTCATGTTCATGTACAGGGAGCGGGTGAGCGGGCTCCGCAGGGTCCACATTCTCCGCGCCAGCCACACGGACGCCAGGCTCAGACACAGCCAGCCCGCGAGCAGTTGCATCGGGGGCCGCGGCCACTCGCTCCGATCACCGCCGGTGCCGGGGCAAGGAGGACGCGCTGCCGCctccagccgccgccgccgctgccgcccaGGATCGAGCCATCGCGCCGAACTCGCCCATCCAGCTCCTTCAGGGCAGAGGCGGAGGGTCTCCATAGAGTTTTAATATTCAGCAAATGATACagtgctgtttatttttttacttgtagTGTATCTCATGGTCATTTGACTcagttaattaaatttaatacatAGTTTGTTTCAAGCCGGAGATTAGCTTTTTAATAGAatcaatatattattaaaattacttcTGAGATGGTTAAAGTTAATGGTTGAAAAGATGTTTTTCATGACCTTAAAAAAGTTTAAGGTATTTTGCTTTTACACATTTATAACTGCTTTCATTatcctctttgacttctttgaTTCATCTTTATTTCATGGTATTTCttgtttaaagttatttttatattaacctGTTTTTTGGTAACTATAAATGTTTAAGTGAATATAAATATGACTAAGTTTAGAAATAAATCATCCCTGTAAGCTCTTATccaaattaaatttcaaataaactcttattattttttaaaaatatatacttaaacattatttctaatttttaattaattgttactcagaaatatttttttttaaatgatgactaGAAATTCTTTGGGCTTAATTACTCTGAGATTTTTCTGAGTAAAAGTTTTGGTTGAATAAGTGTGTGCAAGTGGAATATTTATAAGGGAAAGGTACATAATTAAAGCTTGAATTATGTAGAAATGCTGTGAAATAGTTTGgtttaaaatttatgtaattaGGTGGAGGtaatcttaaaattcttaacatgccttgtttttccctttctgcagaGTGTGTATAAATGTGACTTCCTGAATTTGCAGCTTCAGCAACCACTCCAGCTTGCACAGGATGCTATAGATGCCTTTTTGAAGCAGCTAAAAAACCCTATTGATTCTCTTCCTGGAGAACTTTTCCATGTggttgttttctctctccttctttcctattttccatcACCTTACCAGCGATGGATTTGCTGCAAGAAAGCCCATGAACTGTTAGTGTTAAATGGTTTATTGCTTATCATCACACCTGATTCCTCCCATCAGAACCGTCACGCTATGATGATGAAAAGCTGGAAGATTGCTATAGAGTCCCTGGGCTTTAAACGTTTCAAGTATTCAAAATTTTCACATATGCATCTGATGGCATTTAGAAAAACCTCCCTAAAAACCACAAGTGACTTGGTTAGTAGGAACTACCCAGGGATGTTATATATTCCTCAAGATTTCAACAGTATAGAAGATGAGGAATATTCTAATCCTTCCTGCTACGTTCGATCAGATATAGAAGATGAACAGCTAGCATATGGTTTCACAGAGCTCCCTGATGCTCCATACGACTCAGATTCTGGAGAAAGTCAATCCAGCTCTATTCCTTTCTATGAGCTAGAAGATCCCATATTACTTTTAAGTTAATATAAAAGCAAAAGGCCCTTTCAGTCCAGACTCCTAAACTTAATTGCTTACACTAATCAGAAATACTAACATGAACTCAGTACTTAAAACCTGCTTTGCATAGAAGAAATGCAAAGGTTTACAgagtttgctatttttttctacttctggattttaaaatttattcttatatAGAAAGCTTAAAGTTTCACGCAGAGTGACTCCTGTCATAGCAGAAACCACTGTTATTTTAGCATTTAGCACTAAGATATTATAGAAAGGTACCTTTTTCTCTTTAGTGCTATTGTGAAAAATGAAGCATAATTTGCtatgtatttttcttgttttcatcttttcagtGTTGACTTTAAACCATTGCAATGAGAAACTAAGATATGTAGAAAGCTGTAGATTGCACTTTGATGACTCACAAGTTAAATGTGACAGAGATAGATTGGTTTAGTAGTTTTGTGATgcacttattcttttttctaactAAATTGTTACCTGTTATAGAAAGCCATTTTGGCTCAGTTTTGTCTGATGATTGAACATTCCCCAAACTTCTTGGAATTGATAATTCttattctttcttgcttgctCATTTGGCAGCATCAGACATTGGGGAGATATTTCCCCCGAAGTATGTATTCTAATTTGAT
Above is a genomic segment from Balaenoptera acutorostrata chromosome 7, mBalAcu1.1, whole genome shotgun sequence containing:
- the BMT2 gene encoding S-adenosylmethionine sensor upstream of mTORC1 translates to MEPGAGGRSAARGHGARPPSIPPPREQERKLEQEKLSGVVKSVHRRLRKKYREVGDFDKIWREHCEDEETLCEYAVAMKNLADNHWAKTCEGEGRIEWCCSICREYFQNGGKRKALEKDEKRAVLATKTTPALNTHESSKLEGHLTNLSFTNPEFITELLQTSGKIRLLDVGSCFNPFLKFEEFLTVGIDIVPAVESVYKCDFLNLQLQQPLQLAQDAIDAFLKQLKNPIDSLPGELFHVVVFSLLLSYFPSPYQRWICCKKAHELLVLNGLLLIITPDSSHQNRHAMMMKSWKIAIESLGFKRFKYSKFSHMHLMAFRKTSLKTTSDLVSRNYPGMLYIPQDFNSIEDEEYSNPSCYVRSDIEDEQLAYGFTELPDAPYDSDSGESQSSSIPFYELEDPILLLS